A genome region from Myripristis murdjan chromosome 16, fMyrMur1.1, whole genome shotgun sequence includes the following:
- the fhl3a gene encoding four and a half LIM domains protein 3 → MADRFDCDNCKESLYGRKYIQSDDNPYCIPCYDSLFSNTCDECKELIAHDARELFYEDRHYHEHCFRCFRCDRSLADEPFTSQDDALLCNDCYCNEFSSKCVACDKIVMPGTRKLEYGGSTWHEGCFICHSCEQPIGSKSFIPDKDEHYCVPCYEDKFAPRCTRCKKTLAKGGVTYRDEPWHKECFVCTGCKMQLAGQHFTSRDDSPYCLKCFGSIYAKKCAACAKPITGFGGGKYISFEDRQWHQSCFTCTQCSVSLVGAGFFPDGDRILCRDCNSNL, encoded by the exons ATGGCTGACCGTTTTGACTGTGACAACTGCAAAGAGTCCCTGTACGGCCGCAAGTACATCCAGTCAGACGACAACCCCTACTGCATCCCGTGCTACGACAGCCTGTTCTCTAACACATGTGATGAGTGCAAGGAGCTGATTGCCCATGACGCCAGG GAGCTGTTCTACGAGGACCGGCATTACCACGAGCACTGCTTCCGCTGTTTCCGCTGCGACCGCTCCTTGGCAGATGAGCCCTTCACCAGCCAGGACGATGCCCTGCTCTGTAATGACTGCTACTGTAATGAGTTCTCCTCCAAGTGCGTGGCCTGCGACAAGATCGTCATGCCAG GTACTAGAAAGCTGGAGTACGGTGGGTCCACGTGGCACGAGGGCTGTTTCATCTGCCACAGCTGTGAGCAGCCAATCGGCTCCAAGTCCTTCATCCCTGACAAGGACGAACACTACTGTGTGCCCTGCTACGAGGACAAGTTCGCTCCGCGCTGCACGCGCTGTAAAAAG ACCCTGGCTAAAGGTGGTGTGACCTATCGGGACGAGCCGTGGCATAAGGAGTGTTTTGTGTGCACTGGCTGTAAGATGCAGCTCGCTGGGCAGCACTTCACCTCCCGAGACGACAGCCCCTACTGCCTCAAGTGCTTTGGCAGCATCTACGCCAAGAAGTGTGCGGCCTGTGCCAAGCCCATCACAG GTTTTGGAGGAGGGAAGTACATCTCATTCGAGGATCGCCAGTGGCACCAGTCATGCTTCACCTGCACCCAGTGCTCTGTTTCCCTGGTGGGCGCCGGCTTCTTTCCTGACGGCGACAGGATCCTGTGCCGTGACTGCAACAGCAATCTATAG